In Stieleria varia, one genomic interval encodes:
- a CDS encoding TVP38/TMEM64 family protein produces MTDATESPKSFPITKVLVLLGVGLIATYAYLRYGDSLTLENLAGHETALRNYRIDHPILVYAVAFGIYVGVTGLSLPGAAVLTLVMAWYFGFARAMVLVSFASTTGATVAFLLSRFLLRDTIQSRFGDRLATFNENLEREGAFYLFTLRLIPAVPFFVINVVMGLTPMKTWTFWWVSQLGMLAGTAVYVYAGASFPTLNALAENGAGGILSWKLIVAFIALGLFPLAAKKIIGSVKRNRGIETRTTDDAREHAEKGISSEQ; encoded by the coding sequence ATGACCGATGCCACTGAGAGTCCCAAATCCTTTCCGATCACCAAGGTCCTGGTCCTGCTGGGCGTTGGCTTGATCGCGACGTACGCCTACCTGCGTTATGGCGATTCACTGACGCTGGAAAACCTCGCCGGTCACGAGACCGCGCTGCGAAACTATCGCATCGACCATCCCATCCTGGTGTACGCAGTCGCCTTTGGCATTTACGTCGGTGTGACCGGACTTTCGCTTCCCGGAGCGGCCGTCTTGACGCTCGTCATGGCCTGGTACTTTGGGTTCGCACGAGCAATGGTCCTGGTCAGCTTTGCTTCCACAACCGGCGCGACCGTCGCATTTCTGCTCAGCCGTTTTCTACTACGCGACACCATCCAATCTCGCTTTGGTGATCGACTTGCGACGTTCAATGAAAATCTGGAGCGTGAAGGCGCGTTTTATCTGTTCACGCTGCGACTGATCCCGGCGGTACCGTTCTTCGTGATCAACGTCGTCATGGGCCTGACTCCGATGAAGACTTGGACGTTTTGGTGGGTCAGCCAACTCGGAATGCTCGCGGGGACCGCAGTCTACGTTTACGCCGGCGCAAGTTTCCCCACGCTCAATGCACTGGCTGAAAATGGTGCGGGAGGCATCCTCTCGTGGAAACTGATCGTCGCCTTTATCGCCTTAGGTTTGTTTCCTCTCGCCGCCAAAAAGATCATTGGATCGGTCAAGCGAAATCGGGGAATCGAAACACGGACGACCGATGACGCGAGAGAGCATGCTGAAAAAGGAATCTCTAGTGAGCAATGA
- a CDS encoding mercuric reductase yields the protein MSNETMYAAHHDSPELQPFDQYNQKLAENVHPPQWVNPTPSGRYNLVVIGAGTAGLVTAAGAAGLGAKVALIERNLMGGDCLNVGCVPSKAIISAARVAATARGGDEFGIHVDNVTVDFGKVMERMRRLRADISPHDSAARFRDLGIDVFIGSGKFTSSDTVSVAGRDLKFKRAVIATGARAAKLSIPGWDEIQPLTNETIFSLTELPKRLTVIGGGPIGCELAQSFARFGSEVTQIEKATHILAREDSDAAAIVQSSMARDGVKFVLNANVTGFFQRGDEKVTVYEIEGIEHEVISDEVLIGIGRTPNVDGMGLETVGVQYDARQGVQVNDRLQTSNPRIWATGDVASRFKFTHAADFLARLTIGNTLFMGRSKASSLVIPWSTYTSPELAHVGLLPDQAAQRGIKIDTYTQPLSGVDRAILEGRTEGFARVHVKKGTDKIVGATVVAENAGDLISEFTMAMTHGLGLKKIGSTIHPYPTQAESIRKLGDQYNKTRLTPFVAKLFNNWLRWTR from the coding sequence GTGAGCAATGAAACCATGTACGCAGCCCATCACGACTCACCCGAGTTGCAGCCTTTTGATCAGTACAACCAAAAACTTGCGGAGAATGTCCATCCGCCTCAGTGGGTCAATCCGACTCCGTCGGGTCGTTACAACCTCGTCGTCATCGGCGCGGGTACCGCCGGACTGGTGACGGCCGCGGGAGCCGCCGGTCTGGGGGCCAAGGTCGCTTTGATCGAACGCAACTTGATGGGAGGCGATTGCTTGAACGTCGGATGCGTCCCCTCCAAAGCCATCATCAGCGCTGCCCGAGTCGCAGCGACCGCGCGCGGCGGAGACGAATTCGGTATCCACGTCGACAATGTGACGGTGGACTTCGGCAAAGTCATGGAACGGATGCGCCGACTTCGCGCCGACATCAGCCCCCACGACTCGGCCGCACGTTTCCGCGATTTGGGCATCGATGTCTTCATCGGTTCGGGCAAGTTCACGTCGTCGGACACGGTTTCCGTCGCAGGACGAGATTTGAAGTTCAAACGAGCCGTGATTGCGACCGGTGCTCGGGCGGCCAAGCTGTCCATACCCGGCTGGGACGAGATCCAACCCCTGACCAACGAAACGATTTTTTCCCTGACCGAGCTGCCGAAACGATTGACCGTGATCGGTGGCGGTCCCATCGGCTGTGAGCTGGCTCAGTCGTTCGCCCGATTCGGCAGCGAAGTCACGCAAATCGAAAAGGCGACGCACATCTTGGCCCGCGAAGATTCAGATGCCGCCGCGATCGTCCAATCATCCATGGCTCGCGACGGAGTGAAATTCGTGCTCAATGCGAACGTCACTGGATTCTTTCAACGTGGTGATGAAAAAGTCACTGTCTATGAGATCGAAGGCATCGAGCACGAAGTCATCAGTGATGAGGTCCTGATCGGTATCGGTCGCACTCCCAACGTCGATGGCATGGGTTTGGAAACCGTGGGCGTGCAATACGACGCTCGCCAAGGCGTGCAAGTCAACGACAGGTTGCAAACCTCCAATCCAAGGATCTGGGCCACCGGTGATGTCGCGTCCCGATTCAAGTTCACCCATGCCGCTGACTTCCTCGCTCGACTGACGATTGGGAACACGCTGTTCATGGGTCGAAGCAAAGCGAGTTCGCTCGTGATCCCCTGGTCGACGTACACCTCACCCGAACTGGCTCACGTCGGATTATTGCCCGATCAAGCGGCACAGCGAGGAATCAAAATCGATACCTACACGCAACCGCTGTCGGGAGTCGACCGAGCCATCTTGGAAGGCAGAACAGAGGGATTCGCACGGGTGCACGTCAAAAAGGGTACCGATAAAATCGTCGGCGCAACCGTCGTGGCCGAAAACGCGGGCGATCTCATCAGCGAGTTCACCATGGCGATGACGCATGGCCTGGGACTGAAAAAAATCGGGTCAACGATCCATCCGTATCCCACGCAAGCCGAATCCATACGAAAGCTGGGTGACCAATACAACAAAACTCGCCTCACCCCGTTTGTCGCTAAACTATTCAACAATTGGCTCCGCTGGACTCGCTAA
- a CDS encoding sulfatase family protein: protein MPRHLVLLFVSIAVLVSTTQAASEQLPNIVIIYADDLGYGDLSTYNPEAAYRTPRLDRMAAEGIKFLDAHSPATICSPSRYGLLSGNLVCRTGRRPTAFEGPGGPSYLAPGKLTIAEMLKEKGYRTGVFGKWHLGLTWLDKSGKQLGGGFDNSLLIDYEKSTPLVDGPNRRGFDESFVTPNCPTTDPLYLYIENGNVVVPASERHKRDSLPNPGGKWRWDNDEGWKSPGYRFVDADLLFYDKTTAFISEHLNQQPDQPFFVILSTQIAHAPVLPADEFNGVTQAGARGDFVAELDALTGRLLDSLQKLGIDDETLVLFHSDNGPETLHTHWMRTDHQHDAAGGFRGMKRDGWEGGHRVPFIARWPGKIPTGQVSRQLTNTTDIFATLASVVGYPLPDDVAVDSFDMLPVMLGMQDETLSVRPHMLTQSFRGEFQLRQGNWKLLNHSGSGGNGYEDGLLKQYRLPESAPDAPGQLYDLGVDPGETKNLYFTDPEKRRQMQELLSELTVRDHGRTAPLGRKPFQASGVLPR, encoded by the coding sequence ATGCCTCGACATCTTGTTTTGTTGTTCGTTTCAATCGCAGTGCTGGTGTCTACAACCCAAGCTGCGTCCGAGCAGCTGCCCAACATCGTCATCATTTACGCGGACGATTTGGGCTATGGTGACCTGTCGACCTACAACCCAGAGGCGGCCTACCGAACGCCTCGCCTGGATCGGATGGCGGCCGAGGGCATTAAATTCTTGGACGCTCACAGTCCCGCAACGATCTGCTCTCCGTCACGTTACGGGCTCCTGTCGGGGAATCTGGTTTGCCGAACCGGTCGGCGCCCGACCGCCTTCGAAGGGCCTGGTGGACCAAGCTATCTCGCGCCGGGAAAACTCACGATCGCAGAGATGTTGAAAGAAAAGGGCTACCGGACGGGCGTGTTCGGCAAATGGCATTTGGGGCTCACGTGGTTAGACAAGTCCGGCAAACAACTCGGCGGCGGTTTTGATAACTCGTTGTTGATCGATTACGAAAAGAGCACGCCACTGGTCGATGGTCCCAACCGTCGTGGCTTTGACGAGTCATTCGTTACACCGAATTGCCCGACCACGGATCCGCTGTACCTGTACATCGAGAATGGAAACGTCGTGGTTCCCGCGAGTGAGCGTCACAAGCGAGATTCGCTGCCCAATCCGGGCGGGAAATGGCGATGGGACAACGACGAAGGGTGGAAGTCACCGGGGTATCGTTTCGTCGATGCGGACTTGCTTTTCTATGACAAGACGACGGCGTTCATCAGCGAACACCTAAACCAGCAGCCGGATCAACCGTTCTTTGTCATCCTGTCGACGCAAATCGCCCATGCTCCGGTCTTGCCTGCCGATGAGTTCAACGGTGTGACCCAAGCCGGTGCGCGAGGTGATTTTGTCGCAGAGCTCGACGCGTTGACGGGACGTTTGTTAGACTCCCTGCAGAAATTGGGCATCGACGATGAAACGTTGGTCCTGTTCCATTCGGACAACGGTCCTGAGACGTTACACACCCATTGGATGCGAACGGATCATCAACATGACGCAGCGGGCGGTTTTCGAGGCATGAAGCGAGACGGATGGGAAGGCGGACATCGCGTGCCGTTCATCGCTCGCTGGCCGGGGAAGATTCCAACAGGCCAAGTCAGCCGGCAATTGACCAACACGACGGACATCTTTGCAACACTGGCTTCGGTGGTCGGTTACCCGTTGCCGGATGATGTCGCGGTCGACAGTTTTGACATGTTACCAGTGATGTTGGGCATGCAAGATGAAACGCTTTCGGTGCGGCCGCACATGCTGACTCAGAGTTTTCGCGGAGAATTTCAATTGCGTCAGGGCAACTGGAAACTCCTCAATCACTCCGGTTCGGGTGGCAATGGATACGAAGACGGACTTCTGAAGCAGTACAGATTGCCGGAGTCTGCTCCGGATGCTCCCGGCCAGTTGTACGATCTCGGGGTTGATCCAGGCGAGACAAAGAACTTGTATTTCACCGATCCAGAGAAGAGGCGACAGATGCAAGAGTTGCTGAGTGAATTGACGGTGAGAGATCACGGCCGCACGGCTCCGCTGGGTCGCAAGCCGTTTCAAGCGAGCGGGGTATTGCCGCGGTAG